In Indicator indicator isolate 239-I01 chromosome 28, UM_Iind_1.1, whole genome shotgun sequence, one DNA window encodes the following:
- the GLE1 gene encoding mRNA export factor GLE1 — MDSRRLRWETLAALRASSKGQLKYWRREEDILEGCISPLELSSYAGLVLDRVVEQSAQESKPSRSSVSEESIPLTNQSPPLENITSANHSSPLSSAELNETKGDRNLSPQEADQEISAAVKPSKLTQVEGCIRMYEEIHRLKAQQRLRKWQEQQENMVRAAYDLASEQLKRFDELRELKQHQEFQDLKEVLEKSSKEAQGQQEKLKEEHQHRAKVLNLKLREAEQQRQRQEELERLRKEEGQERLRRLYSIQEEVLQLNQQIDPNYRHKDLPRIDLSAYSNRGNQICGLVSGLIRTTSERGFPSQADVASMERALQEMRGLISSMQQEIAAAVDEKRRREEEEEEREKQKLLLKKEQMKAQAPAPAQKAGGKQQKEGLQVKADESTMQWYQQLQDAAEQCVASFSGLSNCEGNNELKKIKADLQKAATIPVSQISRISGSKLREIFDKINNLLSGRSVQSGGRAVSVTQHPQALDFVFYKLAEKFVRQGEEEVASHHDAAFPIAVVASGIWEIHPRVGDLFLAHLHKKCPYSVPFYPALKEGTSMEEYQRMLGYQVKDSMVEEQDNFLKRMSGMIRLYAALIQLQWPYRDQQGTHPHGLSYGWRWLAQMLNMEPLADVTATLLFDFLEVCGNALMRQYQVQFWKIMLLLQEEYVPRIEAITSSGQMGSLMRLKQFVQKCIQEKKICLPTGTLQPAFWKS; from the exons ATGGACTCGCGGCGGCTGCGCTGGGAGACCCTGGCGGCTCTGCGCGCCTCCAGCAAGGGGCAGCTGAAGTATTGGCGCCGGGAGGAG GATATTTTGGAAGGATGCATATCTCCTCTCGAGCTGTCCTCTTATGCTGGCTTGGTCCTAGACAGAGTGGTTGAGCAGTCAGCACAAGAAAGCAAACCTTCCAGAAGTTCAGTGTCTGAAGAATCCATTCCCCTCACAAACCAGTCACCACCACTGGAGAATATCACTTCTGCTAACCACTCTTCCCCACTCTCATCTGCAGAGCTAAATGAAACAAAG GGAGATAGAAATCTCAGCCCACAGGAAGCGGATCAAGAAATCTCTGCAGCAGTGAAGCCATCTAAACTTACACAAGTTGAAGGCTGCATTCGGATGTATGAAGAGATACACAGGTTAAAAGCACAG CAGAGGCTAAGGAAGTGgcaggagcagcaagaaaaCATGGTGAGGGCAGCCTATGACCTGGCAAGTGAACAGCTAAAGCGCTTTGATGAGCTGAGGGAGCTAAAGCAGCACCAGGAATTCCAAGACTTGAAagaagtgctggagaagag CTCgaaggaggctcagggacagcaagagaagctgaaggaagaaCACCAACACAGAGCAAAG GTGCTAAACCTAAAGCTGcgggaggcagagcagcagaggcagcggcaggaggagctggagcggCTGCGTAAGGAGGAGGGCCAGGAGAGGCTGCGGCGCCTTTACTCCATCCAGGaggaagtgctgcagctgaacCAGCAGATTGATCCCAATTACAGGCACAAAGACTTGCCAAGAATTGATCTTTCTGCATACAGTAATCGTGGCAACCAGATCTGTGGGCTGGTGTCAGGGCTCATCCGCACCACAAGCGAG CGAGGGTTCCCCTCTCAAGCAGATGTGGCCAGCATGGAGCGAGCACTGCAGGAGATGAGAGGGCTAATCTCCAGCATGCAGCAAGAGATTGCTGCAGCTGTGGACGAGAAgcggaggagagaggaggaggaggaagagagagaaaagcagaaattgtTGCTGAAAAAGGAGCAGATGAAGGCTCAGGCTCCTGCCCCTGCACAGAAAGCTGgggggaagcagcagaaggaag GACTCCAAGTTAAGGCAGATGAAAGCACCATGCAGTGGTACCAGCAGCTTCAagatgctgctgagcagtgtgTTGCTTCTTTCAGTGGACTCAGCAACTGCGAGGGAAACAATGAG TTGAAGAAGATAAAGGCAGacctgcagaaagcagccacGATCCCTGTGAGCCAGATATCCAGAATATCAG GCTCTAAGCTGAGAGAGATCTTTGACAAGATCAACAACCTGCTCTCTGGGAGGTCTGTGCAGAGTGGAGGCCGAGCTGTGTCCGTGACTCAGCATCCTCAGGctctggattttgttttttacaAGCTTGCGGAGAAATTCGTG CgtcaaggagaagaagaagtAGCTTCTCACCATGATGCAGCTTTCCCCATTGCTGTGGTGGCATCAGGAATCTGGGAAATACACCCCCGGGTTGGAGACCTCTTTTTAGCTCATCTGCACAAAAAATGCCCCTATTCTGTGCCATTTTACCCTGCATTGAAAGAAGGCACTTCTATGGAAGAGTATCAAAG GATGCTGGGGTACCAAGTTAAGGATTCcatggtggaggagcaggataACTTCCTCAAGCGGATGTCAGGCATGATTCGCCTTTACGCCGCTCTGATCCAGCTGCAGTGGCCTTACAGAGACCAGCAAGGG ACACATCCCCATGGGCTGAGCTATGGCTGGCGCTGGCTCGCACAGATGTTGAACATGGAGCCCCTGGCAGACGTGACAGCCACACTCCTCTTTGACTTCCTGGAG GTGTGTGGCAATGCCCTCATGAGGCAGTACCAGGTGCAGTTCTGGAAGATTATGTTGCTGCTCCAAGAAGAGTATGTCCCAAG GATTGAGGCTATCACCAGCTCTGGGCAGATGGGCTCCTTGATGCGTCTGAAGCAGTTTGTGCAG AAATGTatacaggagaagaaaatctgCCTGCCCACGggcaccctgcagccagccttcTGGAAATCTTAG